One Mangifera indica cultivar Alphonso chromosome 4, CATAS_Mindica_2.1, whole genome shotgun sequence genomic region harbors:
- the LOC123213436 gene encoding protein XRI1-like has translation MAFANSNSLSWDLQTLGVFNADMSTLVMDHEAASFFSPLHHSTDFSTGYLEDALVEFSERSKRRKLLLFNDEDETNGSKDFEMSYWNCNWGLHHSEDYSNCMSQITSINGVSDELMSTMSGISNEEANMISEIKTPEEATSSFEALDSTSSSYKDSVKTKSLFDHGDAPFSKIPSFAVDDERRKKRVNVTRVVHPFALVKPGGTEGDVTLNDINERILMRPTRPVRHPVGDFACRPCVSADGPGLSGKTVVALTRIHTQGRGTITIIRTKG, from the exons ATGGCTTTTGCTAACTCTAATTCTCTGAGTTGGGATCTTCAAACTCTTGGAGTTTTCAATGCAGACATGTCGACTTTAG TGATGGATCATGAAGCTGCTTCATTCTTCTCTCCTCTTCATCACTCTACGGATTTCTCAACTGGGTATTTGGAAGATGCCTTGGTCGAATTCAGTGAGCGatccaaaagaagaaaattgcttttgtttaatgatgaagatgaaaccaATGGCTCAAAGGACTTTGAAATG TCCTACTGGAACTGCAACTGGGGCCTCCATCATTCTGAGGATTATAGTAATTGCATGAGCCAAATAACTAGCATTAACGGAGTTTCAG ATGAACTGATGAGCACAATGAGTGGAATCAGTAACGAGGAAGCCAACATGATCTCAGAAATCAAAACTCCGGAAGAGGCAACATCCTCCTTTGAAGCTCTCGACTCAACATCTTCCTCCTACAAAGACTCAGTCAAAACGAAGTCCCTTTTTGATCATGGAGACGCCCCATTTTCAAAGATTCCTTCGTTTGCAGTTGATGATGAGAGGAGAAAGAAGAGAGTCAATGTAACAAGAGTCGTGCATCCATTTGCATTGGTGAAGCCAGGAGGAACCGAAGGCGATGTGACTCTAAACGATATTAATGAGAGGATTTTGATGCGGCCAACAAGGCCAGTGAGGCACCCTGTTGGGGATTTTGCCTGCAGGCCATGTGTATCTGCTGACGGTCCAGGCCTTTCTGGGAAAACTGTGGTAGCCCTTACAAGAATCCATACTCAAGGAAGAGGCACAATTACCATCATTAGAACCAaaggttaa
- the LOC123213675 gene encoding non-specific lipid transfer protein GPI-anchored 15-like, which produces MKSNARVSIVALFLVVLVGSKAFVDGAGECGKTPIGSAASSLLPCLSAARNVKVKVPRLCCSKVNALIKSSPKCLCAVLLSPLAKLGGINPAIAVTIPKRCNIKNRQAGKKCGKYTIP; this is translated from the exons ATGAAGTCTAACGCGCGAGTGTCCATTGTGGCTTTGTTCTTGGTGGTGTTGGTGGGTTCAAAGGCATTCGTTGATGGGGCCGGAGAGTGTGGGAAGACTCCAATTGGATCGGCGGCAAGTAGTTTGCTTCCATGTTTGAGTGCAGCACGGAATGTGAAAGTTAAGGTTCCACGCCTTTGTTGCTCAAAAGTGAATGCATTAATCAAGAGTTCACCAAAATGTCTTTGTGCCGTTCTGTTGTCGCCTTTGGCTAAGCTGGGTGGAATCAACCCTGCCATTGCTGTTACCATCCCCAAACGTTGCAACATTAAGAACAGGCAAGCCGGAAAGAAGTGCGGAA AGTACACCATCCCATGA
- the LOC123213443 gene encoding non-specific lipid transfer protein GPI-anchored 15-like: MSSDMRVSIVALFLVVLVGSKGFVDGAGECGRTPIRSAATSLSPCLSAAGNAKARVPPLCCSKVGALIKTAPKCLCAVLLSPLTKQAGINPAIAITIPKRCNIKNRSAGKKCGKYTVP; the protein is encoded by the exons ATGAGCTCTGACATGCGAGTGTCCATTGTGGCTTTGTTCTTGGTGGTGTTGGTGGGTTCAAAGGGGTTCGTTGATGGGGCTGGAGAGTGTGGCAGGACTCCGATTAGGTCGGCGGCGACTAGTTTGAGTCCATGTTTGAGTGCGGCCGGGAATGCAAAGGCTAGGGTTCCACCCCTTTGTTGCTCAAAAGTGGGTGCCTTGATCAAGACTGCACCAAAATGTCTTTGCGCAGTTTTGCTGTCTCCTTTGACAAAGCAGGCTGGAATCAACCCTGCCATTGCTATTACTATCCCCAAACGTTGCAACATTAAGAATAGGTCAGCTGGAAAGAAGTGTGGAA AGTACACCGTCCCATGA